In Liquorilactobacillus hordei DSM 19519, the following proteins share a genomic window:
- a CDS encoding gluconeogenesis factor YvcK family protein yields the protein MTKHLLRKQRPNIVVIGGGTGLPVILKALRRKNADITAVVTVADDGGSSGIIRDYINVVPPGDIRNVLVALSDLPEIYKNIFQYRFDSKDQFFSGHAIGNLIIAALSEMNDSGIFNAVQELTAMMKVEGHVYPASNYPLVLNARFKDGSVTSGESEISAAGKTIDKVWVSRSNNEAPEAVPEVIDAIMDADQIVLGPGSLFTSILPNLMISNVGKAVCKTNAEVIYICNIMTQKGETEHFTDADHVRVLHQHLGMNFIDTVLVNTEPVPNDYMDQQKYDEYLYQVKHDFNGLRSLGCRVVSNNFLELRNHGVFHNGSQVVDELLGLTSRPLSWMDSELN from the coding sequence ATGACGAAGCACTTATTAAGGAAACAGCGTCCAAATATTGTTGTTATTGGTGGTGGGACCGGGCTTCCAGTAATTTTAAAAGCTTTAAGAAGAAAAAATGCAGATATCACAGCGGTTGTAACTGTGGCGGATGATGGTGGTTCATCTGGAATAATCAGAGATTATATTAATGTAGTTCCACCTGGTGATATTCGTAATGTTTTGGTAGCACTATCCGATTTACCTGAAATTTATAAAAATATTTTTCAGTATAGATTTGATTCGAAGGACCAATTTTTTTCAGGTCATGCAATTGGAAATTTGATAATTGCTGCGCTATCAGAAATGAATGATAGTGGAATTTTTAATGCAGTTCAAGAACTAACCGCTATGATGAAAGTAGAGGGGCATGTATATCCAGCATCAAATTATCCATTAGTTTTAAATGCAAGATTTAAAGATGGTTCTGTGACATCTGGTGAATCAGAAATTTCGGCTGCAGGAAAAACAATTGATAAAGTTTGGGTTTCTAGATCAAATAATGAAGCTCCTGAGGCAGTTCCCGAAGTAATCGATGCCATAATGGATGCAGACCAAATCGTTTTGGGACCTGGTAGTTTATTTACCAGTATTTTACCAAATTTAATGATTTCAAATGTTGGTAAAGCTGTTTGTAAAACAAATGCAGAAGTAATATATATTTGTAATATCATGACACAAAAGGGTGAAACAGAACATTTTACAGATGCAGATCATGTGCGTGTTTTGCATCAACATTTAGGAATGAACTTTATTGATACTGTTCTTGTTAATACTGAACCTGTGCCAAATGATTATATGGATCAGCAAAAGTATGATGAATACTTGTATCAGGTTAAACATGACTTCAATGGGTTACGAAGTTTAGGATGCAGAGTTGTTTCCAATAATTTTTTGGAGCTTAGAAATCATGGTGTATTTCATAACGGTAGCCAAGTTGTAGATGAGTTACTTGGGTTAACAAGTCGACCACTATCATGGATGGATAGTGAATTGAATTAG